Proteins encoded within one genomic window of Rhinolophus sinicus isolate RSC01 linkage group LG05, ASM3656204v1, whole genome shotgun sequence:
- the CEP57L1 gene encoding centrosomal protein CEP57L1 isoform X8 codes for MVLNVEREKNMILEQQAQLQREKEQDHMKLQAKLEKLDVLEKECFKLTTTQKTAEDKIKHLEEKLKEKEHQRKLFQDKASELQTGLEINRILMSSVSNPKRSREKKKSAKKPKCLKRGASQQVSSKFGSLPVVAEKVRGAKTKSASASRSVNASMQNLLQMMQHYGPHILQKPPEVTEPRCLYKPTRKTYHCKAVPADPEKSVSICDNLSELLMAMQDELDQMSMEHRKLLNQMEETESRSVCEDIECELEHLVKKMEIKGEQISKLMKHQDSVRKLQQKFQNSKMSDASGIQQEDSNPKGSKNIKNSPRKCLLTNSLQKNSNFHPIRVHNLQMKLRRDDIMWEQ; via the exons ATGGTTCTCAATGTAGAGCGAGAGAAGAATATGATCCTAGAACAACAG GCCCAActtcaaagggaaaaagaacaagATCATATGAAGCTGCAAGCAAAACTTGAAAAGCTTGATGTCttagaaaaagaatgttttaaactTACAACAACTCAGAAAACTGCTGAG gacAAGATTAAACACTTAGAGGAaaaacttaaggaaaaagaacatcaaCGTAAGCTATTTCAAGACAAAGCTTCTGAG CTTCAAACTGGACTTGAAATCAATAGGATTTTAATGTCTTCAGTATCAAATCCAAAACGatctagggaaaagaaaaaatctgcAAAG AAacctaaatgtttaaaaagaggaGCATCTCAGCAAGTTTCCTCAAAGTTTGGATCACTGCCTGTTGTGGCTGAGAAGGTGAGAGGGGCAAAAACGAAg TCTGCCAGTGCAAGTCGTTCTGTAAATGCAAGTATGCAAAACCTGCTACAGATGATGCAACATTATGGGCCACATATCCTTCAGAAACCTCCTGAAGTCACTGAGCCTAGGTGTCTCTACAAGCCTACTAGGAAAACTTACCACTGCAAAGCTGTACCTGCTGACCCAGAAAAATCTGTTTCCATTTGTGACAATTTGTCTGAACTTTTGATGGCAATGCAAGATGAGCTCGACCAAATGAGTAT GGAGCACCGAAAACTACTGAATCaaatggaggaaactgaaagtcGTTCAGTCTGTGAAGATATAGAATGTGAACTAGAACATTtagtaaagaaaatggaaattaaaggaGAACAAATTTCCAAACTGATGAAGCATCAAGACAGT gtCCGTAAACTGCagcaaaaatttcaaaactcaaaGATGAGTGATGCTTCAGGTATTCAACAAGAAGACAGCAACCCTAAAGGatcaaagaacataaaaaatagccccagaaaatgtttgctaactAACTCTCTTCAGAAGAACAGCAACTTTCATCCAATACGAGTCCATAATCTTCAAATGAAACTGAGAAGAGATGATATCATGTGGGAACAGTAA